In the Verrucomicrobiia bacterium genome, one interval contains:
- a CDS encoding efflux RND transporter periplasmic adaptor subunit, with product MKHFTNCWLPVAAALATVVSTGCGPNNSGAPDAHATESHEEGDGHAHGEEGESAAGATFKPGKGVIVTEETKKILGLEVADVLEERLPAETRFTAQIFGERHHHLPNPADHSGCDVHGSGLVSQEVASNLKQGDPVLIQLPTRDSLHGVILAIQKAVALGESEVIVGISNAISVLQAGEFVPASIIHPVEQPTATVPRSALLRTSEGTFVYTVNGDAYFRTPVRTGAESGGRIGITDGLLPGDQVVLKPVQTLWLIELRATKGGGHSH from the coding sequence GTGAAGCACTTCACCAACTGCTGGCTGCCTGTGGCTGCGGCGCTCGCGACTGTCGTGTCGACAGGCTGTGGCCCGAACAATTCAGGCGCACCAGACGCACACGCTACGGAAAGCCACGAGGAAGGCGATGGGCACGCTCATGGCGAGGAAGGTGAATCGGCCGCAGGAGCCACGTTCAAACCTGGGAAGGGCGTGATCGTCACCGAGGAGACCAAGAAAATTCTGGGTCTCGAAGTCGCCGACGTCTTGGAGGAACGGCTCCCCGCCGAGACGCGATTCACCGCCCAGATATTTGGCGAAAGACACCATCACCTCCCCAATCCCGCCGACCACTCCGGGTGCGACGTCCATGGCTCGGGGCTCGTTTCCCAGGAAGTCGCGTCCAATCTCAAGCAAGGTGACCCCGTCCTGATCCAACTCCCCACCCGCGATTCATTGCATGGGGTCATTCTCGCCATTCAGAAGGCGGTGGCGCTGGGAGAATCCGAGGTCATTGTCGGCATCTCCAACGCCATCTCTGTTCTGCAAGCCGGAGAGTTCGTTCCCGCCTCGATCATCCATCCCGTGGAACAGCCTACGGCCACCGTGCCTCGATCGGCACTGCTTCGGACCTCGGAGGGCACCTTTGTCTATACGGTCAACGGCGATGCGTACTTTCGCACGCCGGTTCGCACGGGTGCCGAGAGCGGCGGCCGGATCGGCATCACGGATGGCTTGCTACCCGGCGACCAGGTCGTCCTGAAGCCAGTGCAGACGCTCTGGTTGATCGAACTCCGTGCCACCAAGGGAGGCGGACACTCCCACTAA
- a CDS encoding TolC family protein, whose product MLSIPLSVAPIFCGAGRGAAILLVLNLMAHQAIASTNTPPTELASATLEAVVDEALAKNPELRFYEAEIAAATAGRRTAGAWRNPELTGTIGHKTADGGGLSAEGVAWSVSVLQPFEWPGRIGLRKAIANQDVELANLGLARFKTALAGRVRALAFSLFAAEEKSAAASEVADRFKALREVLVQRDPAGLTPLLEIRVIEATELNAQRKASEALLVTQSALLELNQLRGAPPQISLKIADSSLAFRPPEDRDELLAMARTNNFELKVRAVELAQQGFRVDLARNERYPAVALGPTFAEENAGSDRERILGVVVSLPLPFWNRNRGNVEAASARQTQAAVSYELAQRDVTRRVLETALTYETKLREMAKWRPDSVAHFREAAEVADRHYRLGAVPISTYVELQKQYLDAVEGLLDTKREALEAAVQLELLTGVSMPLSRATPRKEGK is encoded by the coding sequence ATGCTTTCAATACCATTATCTGTTGCACCCATTTTCTGCGGCGCCGGAAGGGGCGCCGCGATTCTCCTCGTCCTCAATCTGATGGCCCACCAAGCCATTGCTTCGACGAATACCCCACCCACTGAACTTGCTTCCGCCACGTTGGAGGCCGTGGTCGACGAAGCTCTCGCCAAGAATCCGGAACTCAGGTTCTACGAAGCCGAAATCGCGGCAGCGACCGCCGGCCGAAGAACGGCGGGCGCGTGGCGCAACCCGGAACTAACCGGAACCATCGGCCATAAAACGGCGGACGGTGGCGGTTTGAGTGCGGAAGGAGTCGCTTGGTCGGTGTCGGTTCTCCAGCCCTTCGAGTGGCCCGGCCGCATCGGACTCCGCAAAGCCATCGCCAATCAGGACGTCGAGTTGGCCAACCTGGGCCTAGCCCGATTCAAGACCGCGCTGGCTGGTCGCGTTCGAGCCCTCGCCTTCAGTCTCTTCGCTGCCGAGGAAAAATCAGCCGCCGCCTCGGAAGTGGCTGATCGATTCAAGGCGCTCAGGGAGGTCCTGGTCCAGCGCGACCCGGCAGGTCTCACGCCACTGCTGGAGATTCGGGTCATCGAGGCAACGGAACTCAACGCCCAGCGCAAGGCAAGCGAAGCGCTCCTGGTTACGCAATCGGCTCTCCTGGAACTTAACCAGCTCAGGGGGGCACCGCCCCAAATCTCGTTGAAGATCGCCGATAGCTCCCTGGCGTTTCGACCACCCGAGGACCGCGACGAACTGCTGGCCATGGCCCGCACGAACAACTTCGAGTTAAAGGTTCGAGCCGTCGAACTCGCCCAACAGGGCTTCCGGGTCGATCTCGCGCGCAACGAGCGCTACCCGGCGGTTGCGCTTGGTCCCACTTTCGCCGAGGAGAACGCTGGATCGGATCGCGAACGCATTCTCGGCGTTGTTGTCTCGCTGCCGCTGCCCTTCTGGAACCGGAACCGCGGGAATGTCGAGGCGGCTTCGGCGCGACAGACCCAGGCCGCGGTGTCCTACGAACTCGCGCAGAGGGACGTTACCCGTCGAGTGCTCGAAACGGCTCTTACGTATGAGACGAAGCTCCGGGAGATGGCCAAATGGCGGCCGGACTCGGTGGCGCACTTCCGGGAGGCGGCCGAGGTCGCCGATCGCCACTACCGCCTCGGAGCCGTTCCCATATCCACGTACGTGGAGCTCCAGAAGCAGTATCTGGATGCGGTCGAGGGTCTCTTGGACACCAAAAGGGAGGCGCTGGAAGCTGCGGTCCAATTAGAGCTGCTTACCGGGGTTTCCATGCCGTTATCCCGTGCCACCCCAAGGAAGGAGGGCAAGTGA
- a CDS encoding helix-turn-helix domain-containing protein, with product MSTALEELMHAALAAAPNRRDDALAVLRGQLAAIDPAKTAPTHEPYLTLREVGQRLGISAATLWRWQVPGHSLGGRRRFRLSEVEAYLKTEAFERRAAALRADRKHHAKRGGDPKA from the coding sequence ATGAGCACCGCCCTCGAAGAACTGATGCACGCCGCCCTGGCGGCCGCCCCGAACCGCCGGGACGACGCCCTCGCCGTCCTGCGCGGCCAACTGGCAGCGATCGATCCCGCGAAGACCGCGCCCACCCATGAACCCTACCTGACCCTTCGCGAGGTCGGGCAACGCCTCGGCATCAGCGCCGCAACGCTCTGGCGGTGGCAGGTGCCCGGCCATTCCCTCGGCGGTCGCCGACGGTTCCGGCTGTCCGAGGTCGAGGCCTACCTGAAAACCGAGGCCTTCGAACGTCGGGCGGCAGCGCTGCGGGCCGACCGGAAACACCACGCCAAACGCGGTGGCGATCCCAAGGCCTGA
- a CDS encoding primase C-terminal domain-containing protein, which produces MDLKRRARDYLAQLPPAVSGSRGHDTTFTAACWLVRFGLRDRDAMALLRDFNERCQPPWTEKELAHKLDDARKIVGPTLPRPLGAAPAVRETWSLEPYHRWLAHLMPTPATSEFLSSKAAGIESVASASDSEPATNPNHQSHLL; this is translated from the coding sequence ATGGACCTGAAACGCCGAGCCCGGGATTACCTGGCCCAGTTACCCCCAGCCGTCTCCGGCAGCCGTGGCCACGACACCACGTTCACCGCCGCGTGCTGGCTCGTCCGGTTCGGACTTCGCGACCGGGACGCGATGGCGTTGCTGCGGGACTTCAATGAACGCTGCCAGCCGCCATGGACCGAGAAAGAACTGGCTCACAAACTCGACGATGCCAGGAAGATCGTCGGACCGACCCTCCCCCGTCCCCTTGGCGCCGCTCCGGCCGTTCGAGAGACCTGGAGCCTCGAACCTTACCACCGCTGGCTGGCTCATCTGATGCCCACCCCAGCGACCTCGGAATTCCTCTCTTCAAAGGCGGCTGGAATCGAATCCGTGGCGAGTGCCTCGGATTCCGAACCCGCCACCAACCCCAACCATCAATCGCACCTCCTGTGA
- a CDS encoding JAB domain-containing protein, which produces MDAHHRLRTRRHLHGVARRGARPTEGRIHGVGLRPRRVLRHIAVRDRGGLRPRHHRAQWRLHPLGLTMSETPPRRRRSKDNHEFGVVRLRELPVPIACCDSPDRIYDYWMANIATAVWYSQEVESLCVIHLNTRRRATGFHLAGIGTLDTVLMSPREVFRTAILRNASAIVVAHSHPSGDPRPSESDIRATRELVQAGRIIRIEVLDHVVIGQSGPDHPRPWASLREMGLFY; this is translated from the coding sequence ATGGACGCTCATCATCGTCTACGAACCCGACGACACTTACACGGTGTGGCTCGTCGAGGGGCACGCCCGACGGAAGGCCGAATCCATGGTGTTGGCCTGCGTCCTCGACGTGTACTGCGACACATTGCAGTCCGTGATCGAGGAGGCCTACGACCGCGCCATCACCGAGCACAATGGCGGCTTCATCCCCTTGGGCTGACCATGAGCGAGACACCTCCCCGTCGCCGTCGTTCGAAGGACAACCACGAGTTCGGCGTCGTCCGCCTTCGTGAACTGCCGGTGCCCATAGCCTGCTGCGATTCCCCGGACCGCATCTACGACTACTGGATGGCGAACATCGCGACCGCCGTCTGGTACAGCCAAGAAGTGGAAAGCCTCTGCGTGATCCACCTCAACACCCGGCGGCGGGCAACCGGCTTCCACCTCGCGGGCATCGGCACGCTCGACACCGTCCTCATGTCCCCGCGTGAGGTCTTCCGGACGGCGATCCTGAGAAACGCCTCGGCCATCGTGGTCGCCCATTCTCACCCCAGCGGTGACCCGCGGCCCTCCGAATCCGACATCAGGGCGACCCGGGAACTCGTTCAGGCGGGCCGGATCATCCGCATCGAGGTCCTCGATCATGTCGTGATCGGACAGTCCGGTCCCGATCACCCGCGCCCGTGGGCGTCATTACGGGAGATGGGCCTCTTCTACTGA
- a CDS encoding RNA polymerase sigma factor: MAGDEDALGALMRRHSRDLYQYLNRILKNASDATELVTEVFYRVYRHRLAFSVRSSFRGWLSLIAFRMAQTRLRWRERHPEFWQSTSLALSSKPARPRAVSDPHATPAEQAATDEWLGTLQKALQRIPASSREAIALVCFDGCCHKEAAARLRCTVKAVETRLYHGRNRLKGELKRMVG; encoded by the coding sequence ATGGCCGGCGACGAGGATGCGCTCGGCGCACTGATGAGAAGGCATTCCCGTGACCTATATCAATACCTCAACCGTATCCTCAAGAACGCTTCCGATGCAACCGAGCTTGTTACCGAGGTGTTTTACCGTGTCTACAGACACCGGCTTGCCTTCAGCGTTCGCTCTTCGTTCAGGGGATGGCTTTCTTTGATTGCATTTCGGATGGCTCAGACACGACTTCGTTGGCGGGAGAGGCATCCAGAGTTCTGGCAGTCCACGAGCCTCGCCCTCAGCTCGAAGCCGGCACGTCCGCGCGCTGTCTCGGATCCTCACGCGACGCCCGCGGAGCAAGCGGCAACTGATGAGTGGCTGGGTACCCTTCAAAAGGCCCTACAACGGATCCCGGCTTCGTCGCGGGAGGCAATTGCATTGGTCTGCTTTGACGGGTGTTGCCACAAGGAGGCAGCCGCGCGGCTTAGGTGTACCGTCAAGGCCGTCGAGACGCGATTGTACCACGGCCGGAATCGGCTGAAGGGTGAGCTGAAAAGGATGGTTGGCTGA
- a CDS encoding efflux RND transporter permease subunit, whose translation MIERMIEWSARNKFMVFMLVGALTLAGVFTMRNTPLDALPDLSDVQVIVFSQWEGRSPNLVEDQITYPIVTKLISAPKVKVVRGYSFFGYSFVYAVFDDGTDIYWARSRVLEYMQGLTESLPPGVTPSLGPDATGVGWGFQYALVDKSGKHDLAELRSFQDWHLRYWIQSVEGVAEVATYGGFQKQYQIDIDPNKLLAYGIPITKIFSAVRAANNDVGGRELERFGTTYLIRGHGYIKSLEDLRLVVVGADFKGTPVLLRDVARKIELGPEMRRGAGELNGEGETVGGIVVVRFGQNVLQVIESIKAKLEEVKPSLPPGVEIVTTYDRSDLINRSIQTLTRTIIEESIIVSIIVIVFLLDFGGALRAIITLPVAVALAFIPMYYMGLTANIMSLAGIAIAIGAICDEAVVMVENVHKHLEHAPPGLNRKEKQEIIIKACKQLGKPLFFALLVITVSFMPVFTLESQEGRLFKPLAFTKTFTMAWAAFLSVTIGPALIVLMTGAKVIPEHKHPISRILHRIYYPWVSMLMTRRILSIVLALIAVGSAVPIYKKLGSEFMPPIDEGTILYMPTTLPTISITEATRLMQIQDRIIKQFPEVVSVHGKAGRAETATDPAPLEMFESVVQLKPEKEWRTVPVQRWYSRWAPDWAKSGLRLVWPELRSITKDELVTELDDALQIPGQVNAWTMPIKARIDMLTTGIRTPIGIKIFGPDLGEIGKLGEHLESVIRQVPGTRSVYAERTTGGYYLDIIPKRDAIARYGLNVEDVLMLVETAIGGMAFERTIEGRERYSISVRYSRELRDDVDKLGRVLVPVDSAMADVNSRGSQEGMSTSPGGSASRAVRQIPLGQLVEMKTTSGAPVIRNEDGALTGWVYVDMAGRDIGSYVVDAKKAVEEKIEKPGLLPSGYRFEWSGQYEHMLRVRDRLKVVVPVTLALIFVLLYMNFKSVAETFIILLSIPFAMTGSIWLLWFLGYNLSIAVWVGIIALAGLAAQTGTVMIIYLDEAFHAYQKAGRMKTQHDLFEAITYGAVQRVRPKLMTVAMVTMGLVPALWAHGAGAEAIQRIAAPMIGGLITSTILTLEIVPAIYSLWRGRQVEWIKGPRPPRKKWEELSMQFVQWERLAHQVADAPPAAGASSASS comes from the coding sequence CTGATCGAGCGCATGATCGAGTGGAGTGCCCGCAACAAATTCATGGTGTTCATGCTGGTGGGAGCGTTGACGCTGGCCGGTGTGTTCACGATGCGCAACACCCCCCTCGACGCCCTTCCTGATTTGTCGGACGTCCAGGTCATCGTGTTCTCCCAATGGGAAGGTCGGAGCCCGAATTTGGTCGAGGATCAGATCACCTATCCGATCGTCACCAAGTTGATCTCCGCGCCCAAAGTGAAGGTCGTGCGCGGGTATTCGTTCTTCGGTTACTCGTTCGTCTATGCAGTATTCGACGACGGAACTGACATATATTGGGCCCGGTCCCGCGTGTTGGAGTACATGCAGGGCCTTACGGAAAGCCTGCCTCCGGGGGTTACCCCGTCCCTCGGCCCGGATGCGACGGGTGTCGGCTGGGGCTTCCAGTACGCCCTTGTGGACAAGAGCGGAAAGCACGACCTGGCGGAATTGCGCTCCTTCCAGGACTGGCACTTGCGCTACTGGATTCAAAGTGTTGAGGGTGTAGCCGAGGTGGCGACCTATGGAGGCTTCCAGAAGCAATACCAGATCGACATCGATCCCAACAAGCTTCTGGCGTACGGGATTCCAATCACGAAGATCTTCTCGGCGGTCCGCGCCGCAAACAACGACGTGGGCGGACGCGAACTGGAGCGCTTCGGCACCACTTATCTGATTCGTGGCCATGGGTACATCAAATCGTTGGAGGATCTCCGACTCGTGGTCGTGGGCGCCGACTTCAAGGGTACTCCGGTCTTGCTGCGCGATGTAGCCCGCAAGATTGAACTGGGGCCCGAGATGCGCCGTGGTGCGGGGGAATTGAACGGCGAGGGAGAAACCGTGGGAGGTATCGTCGTGGTCCGCTTCGGGCAGAACGTCCTCCAAGTCATCGAGAGCATCAAAGCGAAACTGGAAGAGGTCAAACCTTCACTCCCGCCGGGGGTGGAGATCGTGACGACCTATGATCGCTCCGATCTGATCAACCGGTCGATCCAGACCCTGACGCGGACCATCATCGAAGAGTCCATCATTGTCTCGATTATTGTCATTGTCTTCCTGTTAGATTTTGGAGGCGCCCTTCGCGCGATCATCACTCTGCCAGTTGCGGTCGCCCTGGCCTTCATTCCCATGTACTATATGGGACTCACCGCCAATATCATGTCCCTCGCTGGCATCGCGATCGCCATTGGCGCAATCTGCGACGAAGCCGTGGTGATGGTGGAAAATGTCCACAAGCACCTGGAGCACGCGCCGCCCGGGCTAAACCGCAAGGAGAAGCAGGAAATCATTATCAAAGCCTGCAAGCAGCTGGGGAAACCGCTGTTCTTCGCGCTCCTGGTCATCACCGTGAGTTTCATGCCGGTGTTTACTCTCGAATCCCAGGAGGGCCGACTCTTCAAGCCCCTGGCGTTCACGAAGACATTCACCATGGCCTGGGCGGCCTTCCTTTCGGTGACCATTGGTCCGGCCCTCATCGTCCTCATGACCGGTGCCAAAGTCATCCCCGAACACAAGCACCCCATCAGCCGTATTCTGCACCGGATCTACTATCCATGGGTCAGCATGTTAATGACCCGTCGGATTCTCTCGATCGTTCTTGCCCTGATCGCCGTCGGCTCGGCTGTACCCATCTACAAGAAGCTGGGCTCAGAATTTATGCCGCCCATCGATGAGGGCACAATTCTGTATATGCCCACTACATTGCCGACGATTTCGATCACCGAGGCGACTCGCTTGATGCAGATTCAGGATCGCATTATCAAGCAGTTCCCCGAGGTCGTCAGCGTCCACGGAAAGGCCGGACGCGCCGAAACCGCCACCGATCCCGCGCCGCTCGAAATGTTTGAGAGTGTTGTTCAACTCAAGCCTGAGAAGGAATGGCGAACAGTCCCTGTGCAGCGGTGGTACTCCCGTTGGGCACCCGATTGGGCGAAGTCCGGCCTGCGCCTGGTCTGGCCGGAACTGCGCAGCATCACGAAGGATGAACTCGTGACCGAGTTGGATGATGCGCTGCAGATTCCCGGTCAAGTGAATGCCTGGACCATGCCCATTAAGGCCCGCATCGACATGCTGACGACAGGCATTCGAACACCGATCGGTATCAAGATCTTCGGCCCCGATCTGGGTGAAATTGGCAAACTCGGGGAGCACTTGGAGTCGGTGATCCGCCAGGTGCCCGGCACACGGAGCGTCTATGCCGAGCGAACTACGGGGGGATACTACCTGGACATCATCCCGAAACGGGATGCCATCGCACGCTATGGCCTGAACGTCGAGGACGTGCTCATGCTGGTGGAAACCGCCATCGGGGGAATGGCGTTCGAGCGCACCATCGAAGGCCGGGAAAGATACTCCATCAGTGTGCGTTACAGCCGGGAGCTTCGCGACGACGTCGACAAGTTGGGGCGTGTCCTGGTGCCAGTCGATTCTGCAATGGCGGATGTGAACTCGCGCGGATCCCAGGAGGGAATGTCGACCTCACCCGGAGGCAGCGCATCGCGCGCTGTTCGCCAGATACCGCTAGGGCAACTGGTTGAAATGAAGACCACAAGCGGAGCGCCGGTCATCCGTAACGAGGATGGAGCTCTGACCGGATGGGTCTATGTGGACATGGCCGGCCGGGACATCGGCAGTTATGTGGTCGATGCGAAGAAGGCGGTGGAGGAAAAAATCGAGAAACCAGGACTCCTGCCATCGGGCTATCGGTTCGAATGGTCGGGCCAGTACGAACACATGCTCCGCGTGCGGGATCGGCTGAAGGTGGTAGTTCCGGTGACTCTCGCCCTGATCTTCGTCCTCCTCTACATGAACTTCAAGAGCGTCGCCGAGACGTTCATCATCCTGCTATCCATCCCGTTCGCCATGACGGGGAGCATATGGTTGCTCTGGTTCCTTGGCTACAATCTCAGCATCGCCGTATGGGTGGGAATTATTGCCTTGGCGGGCCTGGCAGCACAGACCGGAACGGTCATGATCATCTACTTGGACGAGGCCTTTCACGCTTACCAGAAGGCCGGTCGAATGAAGACACAACATGACCTTTTTGAGGCGATCACTTATGGCGCGGTTCAGCGGGTACGGCCGAAGCTCATGACGGTTGCCATGGTCACGATGGGCTTGGTGCCCGCGCTTTGGGCGCACGGCGCAGGCGCGGAGGCAATTCAGCGAATCGCCGCGCCTATGATTGGAGGACTCATCACCAGCACGATCCTAACCCTGGAAATCGTGCCGGCGATCTATTCGCTCTGGCGCGGTCGCCAGGTAGAGTGGATCAAGGGGCCTCGCCCGCCACGCAAGAAATGGGAGGAATTGAGCATGCAATTCGTTCAATGGGAAAGACTGGCTCACCAAGTCGCCGATGCACCGCCCGCAGCCGGCGCAAGCTCTGCCTCGTCATGA
- a CDS encoding efflux RND transporter periplasmic adaptor subunit, giving the protein MRFRLSLILAAVVTFAFGAVLTGCGDPSGGHEQSGAAGKQKYHCPMHPTYVSDRPGDCPICNMKLVPIKGDKPAAASTTTADSKTAHINPGQFYCPMHLNVVSNAPGTCPECNMKLVEKKAPPTGHEGHSESAAGTTVPGRISISLSPDKRQLIGLTMSKVEKRNLTRTLRTAALVEHDERRYAKIAPRFAGWVRKLHVNFTGAPVEKGEPLFTVYSPELFSTESEYLIAWRGSQQSMNSANSQQRDSAEALLESARLRLALFEIGEEEIRELEKRGRPSSELLFRAPLSGHVLVKNAIDGKAFMAGESLFEIADLSHVWLRAYVYESELPLIELGQEATINFPYLNDESFPASVTFIYPHIEPQSRRGEVRLEIDNPHHRLRPDMWANVDLEIKVGERLTAPASALIDTGKRYVAFVDGPEERLEPREVKIGTKTDDFYEVVSGLREGERVVTRALFLVDSESQLKAAIAGMGAAGGHQH; this is encoded by the coding sequence ATGCGATTTCGACTGAGTTTAATTCTGGCTGCGGTCGTTACCTTTGCCTTCGGCGCTGTCCTGACGGGCTGCGGCGATCCCTCCGGCGGCCACGAGCAGTCTGGCGCGGCCGGCAAGCAGAAGTACCACTGCCCGATGCATCCCACCTACGTGAGCGACCGGCCCGGGGACTGTCCCATCTGCAATATGAAGCTGGTCCCGATCAAGGGCGACAAGCCGGCCGCTGCTTCGACGACGACGGCCGATTCCAAGACGGCGCATATCAACCCCGGTCAGTTTTACTGTCCCATGCATTTGAATGTGGTGAGCAATGCCCCAGGGACTTGCCCGGAGTGCAACATGAAGCTGGTAGAGAAGAAGGCTCCGCCAACGGGGCACGAGGGCCATTCGGAGAGCGCGGCAGGAACCACGGTGCCAGGCAGAATCTCCATTAGCCTTTCACCCGACAAACGGCAATTGATCGGACTAACAATGTCCAAGGTGGAGAAGCGAAATCTCACACGGACGCTGAGGACGGCCGCATTGGTGGAACACGATGAGCGACGCTACGCCAAGATCGCCCCCCGATTCGCCGGTTGGGTGCGGAAGCTGCACGTGAACTTCACCGGAGCTCCCGTCGAGAAGGGTGAACCGCTCTTCACCGTCTACAGCCCGGAGCTCTTCTCAACCGAAAGCGAATACCTCATCGCGTGGCGAGGCTCACAGCAAAGTATGAACTCGGCCAATAGCCAGCAACGGGATTCGGCCGAGGCCCTGCTGGAGTCCGCCCGATTGCGCCTCGCGCTCTTCGAGATCGGGGAGGAGGAGATTCGTGAACTGGAGAAGCGGGGAAGGCCCAGTTCCGAGTTGTTGTTCCGAGCGCCGCTCTCCGGCCACGTCTTGGTGAAGAATGCCATCGACGGGAAGGCATTCATGGCCGGGGAATCCTTGTTCGAGATTGCCGACCTGTCGCACGTCTGGCTGCGTGCCTATGTGTACGAATCCGAGCTTCCCCTCATCGAGCTCGGCCAGGAGGCCACCATCAACTTCCCCTATCTGAACGATGAGTCCTTCCCCGCTTCGGTCACATTCATCTATCCCCATATCGAGCCCCAGTCGCGCCGTGGGGAGGTGCGGCTGGAAATCGACAATCCGCACCACAGACTGCGGCCGGACATGTGGGCTAATGTGGATCTGGAGATCAAGGTCGGCGAGCGATTGACGGCCCCTGCCAGCGCGTTGATCGACACCGGAAAGCGATATGTGGCTTTCGTCGATGGGCCGGAAGAGCGTCTGGAACCACGGGAGGTCAAGATCGGCACCAAGACCGATGATTTCTACGAAGTGGTGTCCGGCCTCCGCGAGGGCGAGCGAGTGGTGACCCGCGCCCTCTTTCTTGTGGACTCGGAGAGCCAACTAAAGGCTGCCATCGCCGGCATGGGTGCAGCGGGTGGACATCAGCACTGA
- a CDS encoding TolC family protein produces the protein MLNHPRVEAAYFDYAAAVQRITLERSLPDPRLTLELDIQDVVMTVMPGLMSDLPWVRKLRIRADVATAESEAMYYIFASQVLQAAYDVKRPYYQLHFLDSRIRINGATLALMEELEQIARAQNEAGKVTLQDVLRAQIEQERLRTEITNLDDSRNSLLAQLKGALGLRASEPNPPVPAEFVSTPLDLTSERLFATAIERNPRLRQMEAEVRMAESGIQLAHQSRLPDFNVGVEADVKASPVMWRPTLGVTLPIWRDKIAAEIGSAQAGKRAAEARLSAEEIQLAVEFADRSFMYREATRNLRLLTETLLPKARQSLEVARMSYSSGRTDFINFQEAQRSLLEFELAEVDARTRRELALAEISLLIVGLQPPGAPATTLPALSPPSSRRAAK, from the coding sequence ATGCTCAACCATCCGCGCGTTGAGGCGGCCTACTTTGACTATGCCGCGGCCGTCCAGCGCATTACGCTGGAGCGCTCGCTGCCCGATCCTCGCCTCACCCTGGAGTTGGACATACAGGACGTGGTGATGACGGTGATGCCCGGGCTGATGAGTGATCTGCCATGGGTCAGGAAGTTGAGGATTCGCGCGGATGTGGCCACGGCAGAGAGCGAGGCCATGTACTACATTTTCGCCTCCCAGGTTTTGCAGGCCGCGTACGACGTCAAGCGGCCCTATTACCAGCTTCATTTTCTCGACAGCCGCATCCGCATCAACGGGGCCACGCTGGCGTTGATGGAGGAATTGGAGCAAATCGCACGGGCCCAGAACGAAGCTGGCAAGGTCACGCTCCAGGACGTGCTTCGCGCACAAATCGAGCAGGAGCGCCTTCGCACCGAGATCACCAATCTCGATGATTCGCGGAATTCCTTGCTTGCTCAGCTCAAGGGCGCACTCGGGCTTCGAGCCAGCGAACCCAACCCCCCCGTGCCTGCAGAGTTCGTCTCGACACCGCTTGACCTGACTTCGGAGCGATTGTTCGCCACGGCAATCGAAAGAAATCCACGCCTGAGGCAGATGGAGGCCGAAGTGCGGATGGCGGAATCCGGCATCCAGCTTGCGCACCAGAGCCGGCTCCCGGACTTCAACGTCGGCGTGGAGGCGGATGTAAAAGCATCGCCCGTCATGTGGCGCCCCACGCTGGGAGTCACTCTGCCAATCTGGCGCGACAAGATCGCGGCCGAAATCGGCTCGGCACAGGCAGGCAAGCGGGCTGCGGAAGCCCGCCTTTCGGCGGAGGAAATCCAGCTCGCAGTGGAATTTGCGGACAGATCGTTCATGTATCGGGAGGCTACGCGGAATCTGAGACTGCTGACGGAAACCTTGCTTCCAAAAGCTCGCCAATCACTCGAAGTCGCACGAATGAGTTACAGCTCCGGCCGCACGGATTTCATCAACTTCCAAGAGGCCCAGCGATCACTGCTCGAATTCGAGCTTGCGGAGGTGGACGCTCGTACCCGCCGCGAGCTCGCGCTTGCGGAAATCTCTCTCCTGATTGTCGGACTCCAGCCTCCCGGCGCTCCGGCAACCACGTTGCCGGCCCTGTCCCCGCCGTCGTCCAGACGCGCCGCCAAGTAA